Proteins from a genomic interval of Arachis hypogaea cultivar Tifrunner chromosome 10, arahy.Tifrunner.gnm2.J5K5, whole genome shotgun sequence:
- the LOC112716711 gene encoding BAG family molecular chaperone regulator 2: protein MMIKFRTKRFYRSSSKVGKENTTTQECKTNNNNNVGEIKWELRPGGMLVQKREFNNKSSDDGEGIITIRVSTVSQCYDISVEATSTFGELKVILSLMTSLEPREQRLLFRGKERDDNEFLHMVGVRDKDKVLLFEDPAIKDKKMKLLGLKNNTCCTITA from the exons ATGATGATCAAGTTTAGGACAAAGAGGTTTTATAGAAGCAGCTCCAAGGTTGGGAAAGAGAACACTACTACCCAAGAATGCAAaaccaacaataataataatgttggtGAGATCAAATGGGAACTTAGGCCTGGTGGCATGCTTGTTCAGAAAAGGGAGTTTAACAACAAAAGTAGTGATGATGGAGAAGGCATAATCACAATTAGAGTTTCAACTGTCTCACAATGCTATGACATTTCTGTTGAAGCCACTTCAACTTTTG GGGAATTAAAAGTGATTCTTTCACTTATGACAAGTTTGGAGCCAAGAGAACAGAGGCTTCTCTtcagaggaaaagaaagagaTGACAATGAATTTCTACACATGGTTGGTGTTAGAGACAAGGACAAAGTTCTGTTGTTTGAGGATCCAGCTATTAAGGACAAGAAGATGAAGCTTCTTGGATTGAAAAATAATACTTGCTGTACCATCACTGCATGA
- the LOC112716713 gene encoding 18.5 kDa class I heat shock protein: MSLISQMVGDDETLDPFLSMMNRCPVLSTPTDWKETKDAHVFLSDLPGLKKDEVKVEVDERVLQISGDRHADDDDDEDKNKKMIKWHRVERCRGKFQRRFRLPENAKVEQVKAHIENGVLVVTVPKQELKKPNTKLVQIQGN; this comes from the coding sequence ATGTCTCTGATTTCTCAAATGGTTGGCGATGATGAAACCTTAGACCCTTTTCTGTCCATGATGAACAGGTGCCCCGTCCTAAGCACCCCAACAGATTGGAAGGAGACAAAAGACGCGCATGTTTTTCTTTCAGATCTTCCCGGTCTCAAGAAGGACGAGGTCAAGGTGGAGGTCGATGAAAGGGTGCTTCAGATAAGTGGTGATAGGCATGCGGATGACGACGATGACGAAgacaagaacaagaagatgatAAAGTGGCACCGCGTTGAGCGGTGCCGCGGGAAGTTCCAGAGAAGGTTTAGGCTCCCGGAAAATGCTAAGGTTGAGCAGGTTAAAGCTCACATTGAGAATGGTGTGCTTGTTGTTACTGTCCCTAAGCAAGAGCTCAAGAAACCAAACACCAAACTGGTTCAGATTCAGGGAAATTGA
- the LOC112716712 gene encoding plasmodesmata-located protein 8: protein MPRRIQLFFTQEIIIALQVSSLLFFFSCSLTVRSVHGDYPSRANIFVYAGCSQDKYQPNSIFEENLNTFLSSVVSSSSEVTYNSFAIGNGTSAPAEATVYGMYQCRGDLHPTDCSKCIGRSVNQIGLVCPYTTGASLQLEGCYLRYEHSGDFLGKLDTSVRYKKCSKSVDNDVEFFRRRDDVLMDLQTANGFKVSSSGLIQGFAQCLGDLTVSDCSSCLADAVGKLKSMCGSAAAADVFLGQCYARYWASGYYDETPGSHNNDEVGRSVAIIVGVFTGLAVLVVLLSICKKAMG from the exons aTGCCGAGAcgcattcaattattttttactcAAGAAATCATCATAGCTCTGCAAGtctcttctctcttattttttttctcttgttcACTAACTGTGAGGAGTGTCCATGGTGACTATCCTTCACGGGCAAATATCTTTGTTTATGCGGGCTGTTCACAAGACAAATACCAACCAAACTCGATCTTTGAAGAAAACCTCAATACCTTTTTGTCTTCGGTAGTAAGTTCGTCGTCTGAAGTTACTTACAATAGCTTTGCCATTGGAAACGGAACCTCGGCACCGGCAGAGGCGACAGTGTACGGCATGTACCAGTGCAGGGGAGATTTACATCCAACTGACTGTTCAAAGTGCATTGGAAGATCCGTAAACCAAATAGGCTTGGTTTGTCCATACACTACTGGTGCTTCTTTGCAACTTGAAGGATGCTACCTTAGATATGAACACAGTGGTGATTTTCTTGGGAAGCTTGATACCAGCGTTAG GTACAAGAAATGTAGTAAATCAGTGGATAATGATGTTGAATTCTTTAGACGTAGAGATGACGTTCTTATGGATTTGCAAACTGCAAATGGATTTAAAGTGAGTAGTTCAGGTCTTATTCAAGGGTTTGCGCAGTGTTTGGGGGATTTAACTGTTTCCGATTGCTCTTCTTGCCTGGCTGATGCGGTTGGGAAGTTGAAGAGCATGTGCGGATCTGCGGCTGCTGCTGATGTGTTCTTGGGGCAATGTTATGCTCGCTACTGGGCTTCAGGTTACTACGATGAAACTCCAG GTTCCCACAACAATGATGAAGTGGGGAGATCTGTTGCCATTATTGTGGGAGTGTTTACAGGTCTAGCAGTTCTTGTTGTCCTTCTCTCAATCTGCAAGAAAGCAATGG GTTGA